A window of Ketobacter sp. MCCC 1A13808 contains these coding sequences:
- a CDS encoding NfeD family protein: MELELLYWHWVVFGVVLMLGEIAITTFFILWFGVAAILMGGLLFLLPGLSVNWQIFIWTLLSAALALLWFRFLKPLSIDKTKAGMSREAIVGEVGQVISVPTKERRGRLRFPAPILGSDEWIIISQDSLAEGDRVRVKDVSGNSLVVEKMVG; this comes from the coding sequence ATGGAACTTGAATTGCTGTATTGGCACTGGGTTGTTTTTGGTGTGGTGTTGATGCTGGGTGAAATCGCGATTACCACCTTTTTTATTCTGTGGTTCGGTGTGGCCGCTATCCTCATGGGAGGGCTGTTGTTCTTGCTGCCGGGCTTGAGTGTCAATTGGCAAATTTTTATCTGGACTCTCCTTTCGGCGGCGTTAGCTTTGCTTTGGTTTAGGTTTTTAAAACCATTGTCAATTGATAAAACCAAGGCTGGCATGTCACGGGAAGCGATTGTCGGCGAGGTGGGCCAGGTGATCAGTGTGCCGACAAAAGAACGGCGGGGGCGGTTGCGTTTTCCTGCGCCTATATTGGGGAGTGATGAATGGATTATTATTTCTCAGGATTCATTGGCAGAGGGGGACCGGGTGCGGGTAAAAGACGTATCGGGTAATTCCCTGGTAGTAGAAAAAATGGTGGGTTAA
- the dcd gene encoding dCTP deaminase produces MSIKSDIWIRRMAQEHGMIEPFEPGQVRHGASGDRIISYGTSSYGYDVRCSTEFKVFTNIHSATVDPKDFSDKSFVDVDSDVCIIPPNSFALARTVEFFRIPRNVLTICLGKSTYARCGIIVNVTPLEPEWEGHVTLEFSNTTTLPAKIYANEGVAQMLFLESDEECEVSYRDRGGKYQGQTGVTLPKA; encoded by the coding sequence ATGTCCATCAAATCTGATATCTGGATTCGCCGTATGGCGCAAGAACACGGCATGATTGAACCCTTCGAGCCAGGCCAAGTGCGCCACGGCGCAAGTGGCGACCGGATTATTTCCTATGGCACCTCAAGCTACGGGTATGATGTGCGCTGCTCCACTGAGTTTAAAGTGTTCACTAATATTCATTCTGCTACGGTCGATCCCAAGGACTTTTCTGATAAAAGTTTCGTGGATGTAGACAGTGATGTATGTATTATTCCTCCCAATTCATTTGCCCTGGCACGCACAGTCGAGTTTTTCAGAATCCCCAGAAACGTGCTGACCATTTGCCTTGGCAAATCCACTTACGCCCGTTGTGGCATTATCGTGAACGTGACGCCCCTGGAACCGGAGTGGGAAGGGCACGTGACCCTGGAATTTTCTAATACCACAACCTTGCCGGCGAAAATTTATGCAAATGAAGGCGTGGCGCAGATGCTGTTCCTGGAGTCGGATGAGGAGTGCGAAGTGTCCTATCGGGATCGTGGCGGTAAGTATCAGGGTCAAACCGGTGTAACGCTGCCAAAGGCGTAA